From Pogoniulus pusillus isolate bPogPus1 chromosome 17, bPogPus1.pri, whole genome shotgun sequence, the proteins below share one genomic window:
- the FOXB1 gene encoding forkhead box protein B1 gives MPRPGRNTYSDQKPPYSYISLTAMAIQSSPEKMLPLSEIYKFIMDRFPYYRENTQRWQNSLRHNLSFNDCFIKIPRRPDQPGKGSFWALHPSCGDMFENGSFLRRRKRFKVVKSDHLAPSKPADAAQYLQQQAKLRLSALAATGTHLPQMSTYNLGVSQPSSFKHPFAIENIIAREYKMPGGIAFSTMQPMPAAYPLPNQLTTVGSSIGTGWPHMYSSSMIDTATPISMASGEYGAYGVPIKPLCHGGQTLPAIPVPIKPTPAAVPALPALPAPIPTILSNSPPSLSPTSSQTATSQSSPATPSETLTSPAPALHSVAVH, from the coding sequence ATGCCTCGCCCGGGCAGAAACACTTACAGTGATCAGAAGCCTCCCTACTCCTACATCTCTCTGACCGCCATGGCGATCCAGAGCTCCCCGGAGAAGATGCTGCCCCTGAGCGAGATCTACAAGTTCATCATGGACCGCTTCCCCTACTACCGGGAGAACACGCAGCGCTGGCAGAACTCCCTCCGTCACAACCTCTCCTTCAACGACTGTTTCATCAAGATCCCGCGCCGCCCCGACCAGCCAGGCAAGGGCAGCTTTTGGGCGCTGCACCCCAGTTGCGGAGACATGTTCGAGAACGGCAGCTTCCTGCGCCGCCGCAAGCGCTTCAAGGTGGTCAAGTCGGACCACCTGGCCCCAAGCAAACCAGCGGACGCGGCACAGTACCTGCAGCAACAGGCGAAGCTGCGGCTCAGCGCGCTGGCCGCAACCGGCACCCACCTGCCCCAAATGTCCACGTACAACCTCGGCGTATCTCAGCCTTCCAGCTTCAAGCATCCCTTCGCCATCGAGAACATCATCGCTAGAGAGTACAAGATGCCCGGCGGCATCGCTTTTTCCACCATGCAGCCCATGCCTGCCGCCTACCCCCTCCCCAACCAGTTGACTACGGTGGGCAGCTCCATTGGCACGGGCTGGCCCCACATGTACAGCTCCAGCATGATCGACACCGCCACCCCTATCTCCATGGCCAGCGGCGAGTACGGCGCCTATGGCGTGCCCATTAAACCACTCTGCCATGGGGGGCAGACTTTGCCGGCCATCCCTGTCCCTATTAAACCTACTCCCGCTGCGGTGCCGGCCCTTCCCGCTCTTCCCGCGCCCATCCCCACCATCCTCTCGAACTCGCCGCCGTCTCTCAGCCCCACGTCCTCGCAAACGGCCACCAGCCAAAGCAGCCCGGCCACCCCCAGCGAGACTCTCACCAGCCCGGCACCCGCCCTGCACTCCGTGGCGGTGCACTGA